One window from the genome of Thalassospira xiamenensis M-5 = DSM 17429 encodes:
- a CDS encoding ABC transporter ATP-binding protein codes for MADIENAVELQNVVKRYGEFTAVQRMDLTVPDNSFVTFLGPSGCGKTTTLRMIAGLTDITEGNLLIRGKRVNALPIHKRNLGLVFQNYALFPHKSIYDNIAFGLKYRKVSKSDIREKVNRALDLVQLPHVADRFPNQLSGGQQQRIALARAIVIEPDVLLLDEPLSALDANLREEMRVELKRIQRELGIATVFVTHDQSEALAMSDKLVVMNNGVVEQEGAPEDVYNNPASAFVADFLGHSNIIPAALGAPDAAFTKVALQSGETLLTTSEQTAKTNGSKDVRAVIRAEKIGLSDQNGATDGVIAIPGRIKTVDYLGQQARYFVTANGRDWQVINPIDARPHHEGADVFMHIAARNCVLLPGHHD; via the coding sequence ATGGCTGACATCGAAAATGCGGTCGAACTGCAAAATGTCGTCAAACGTTACGGCGAATTTACCGCCGTGCAACGCATGGATCTGACCGTGCCTGACAACAGCTTCGTGACCTTTCTGGGTCCATCGGGCTGCGGCAAGACCACGACACTTCGCATGATTGCCGGGCTGACCGACATTACCGAAGGCAATTTGCTGATCCGTGGCAAACGGGTCAATGCCCTGCCGATCCACAAACGCAATCTGGGACTGGTTTTTCAGAACTACGCCCTGTTCCCGCACAAATCGATTTACGACAATATCGCCTTTGGCCTGAAATACCGCAAGGTGTCCAAATCTGACATCCGGGAAAAGGTCAATCGTGCCCTCGATCTGGTGCAACTGCCCCATGTTGCGGATCGCTTTCCAAACCAGCTTTCCGGCGGGCAGCAGCAGCGCATTGCCCTTGCGCGCGCCATCGTGATCGAACCCGATGTACTGTTACTTGATGAACCGCTATCTGCCCTTGACGCCAATCTGCGTGAAGAAATGCGGGTCGAACTGAAACGTATTCAGCGCGAGCTGGGCATTGCCACCGTTTTCGTCACCCACGATCAATCCGAAGCCCTTGCCATGTCCGACAAACTGGTGGTGATGAATAACGGTGTCGTCGAACAGGAAGGCGCGCCTGAAGACGTCTATAACAATCCCGCATCGGCCTTTGTTGCCGATTTCCTTGGTCATTCCAATATCATTCCTGCTGCCCTTGGTGCACCGGATGCGGCCTTTACCAAGGTTGCCCTGCAAAGCGGCGAAACATTGCTGACCACATCCGAACAAACCGCCAAAACCAATGGTTCAAAAGACGTCCGCGCCGTTATCCGCGCTGAAAAAATCGGCCTGTCGGATCAGAACGGTGCGACGGACGGTGTGATCGCCATCCCCGGCAGGATCAAAACAGTCGACTATCTGGGGCAGCAGGCCCGCTATTTCGTCACGGCCAATGGTCGTGACTGGCAGGTGATCAACCCGATTGATGCCCGCCCCCATCACGAAGGTGCCGATGTGTTCATGCACATTGCCGCCCGAAATTGTGTGTTGTTGCCCGGTCATCACGACTGA
- a CDS encoding RidA family protein, with amino-acid sequence MSIQRFHTGPRMSQAVVHGNTIYLAGQVGEPGSDVTNQTKECLAKVDALLAECGASKENILSTTIWLADMADFAKMNEIWDAWVPQGHTPARACGEAKLATPDYLVEFIVVAAKP; translated from the coding sequence ATGAGCATTCAGCGTTTTCACACCGGCCCCCGCATGAGCCAGGCCGTTGTCCATGGCAACACCATCTATCTTGCCGGTCAGGTTGGCGAACCGGGCAGCGACGTCACCAACCAGACCAAGGAATGCCTTGCCAAGGTTGATGCCCTTCTGGCCGAATGCGGCGCGTCAAAGGAAAACATCCTGTCGACCACCATCTGGCTTGCCGATATGGCCGACTTCGCGAAAATGAACGAAATCTGGGATGCATGGGTCCCGCAGGGTCACACCCCGGCCCGTGCATGCGGCGAAGCCAAACTTGCCACCCCAGATTATCTGGTTGAATTCATCGTGGTTGCGGCAAAACCGTAA
- a CDS encoding bifunctional alpha/beta hydrolase/OsmC family protein, with product MAVRPIKLSFEGALGAQLSARLDLPTGPVRAYALFAHCFTCSKDLTAARKIAQSLTMQGIGVLRFDFTGLGGSGGDFASTNFTSNLDDLKRAADFLRHEFAAPRLLIGHSLGGAAVLAVADSVPEATAVATIGAPADVEHVTHNFADYLEDIERDGQAEVSLSGRPFVIKKHFIDDLRAHNIEKSVGRLHKALLVLHAPMDQTVGIENAARIFDAAKHPKSFVSLDSADHLLRDPDDATYAAEVISAWAKRYITDEDPVNDEVPDGAVVVRETGLGKFQAMVLAGHHRMLADEPEDVGGFDSGPSPYDFLAAALGSCTVMTMRMYADQKQIPVDGIRVEVRHDKIHASDCMECGAEFEQKGGKIDRFERIITLHGDFTEEVREKLIAIANKCPVHRTLEAKSLIVTRDERDR from the coding sequence ATGGCTGTAAGGCCGATTAAGCTTAGCTTTGAAGGTGCACTGGGGGCACAGCTTTCGGCACGGTTGGATTTGCCAACGGGGCCGGTTCGGGCCTATGCGCTGTTTGCGCATTGTTTTACGTGCAGCAAGGACCTGACGGCGGCGCGCAAGATCGCGCAGTCGCTGACCATGCAGGGTATTGGGGTTTTGCGGTTCGATTTTACCGGGCTTGGCGGATCGGGTGGTGATTTTGCATCGACCAATTTCACATCCAATCTGGATGACCTGAAACGTGCGGCCGATTTCCTGCGGCATGAATTTGCCGCCCCCCGTTTGCTGATCGGGCATTCGTTGGGCGGGGCTGCGGTTTTGGCCGTGGCCGATAGCGTACCCGAAGCAACCGCGGTTGCAACGATTGGTGCGCCCGCCGATGTCGAGCATGTGACCCATAATTTCGCCGATTACCTTGAAGATATCGAACGGGACGGGCAAGCCGAAGTTTCGTTAAGCGGGCGGCCCTTTGTGATCAAGAAGCATTTCATTGACGATCTGCGTGCCCACAATATTGAAAAATCGGTCGGCAGATTGCACAAGGCGTTGCTTGTGCTACATGCGCCGATGGATCAGACGGTGGGTATTGAAAATGCCGCACGGATTTTTGATGCCGCCAAGCATCCGAAAAGTTTTGTGTCGCTTGATAGTGCGGATCATTTGTTACGCGATCCCGATGATGCGACCTATGCCGCCGAGGTGATCAGCGCCTGGGCCAAGCGTTATATTACCGACGAAGACCCGGTAAATGACGAAGTGCCCGATGGGGCGGTGGTTGTGCGTGAAACCGGGCTTGGCAAGTTTCAGGCGATGGTTCTGGCCGGGCATCACCGCATGTTGGCCGATGAGCCCGAAGATGTTGGCGGGTTTGACAGCGGACCGTCACCTTATGATTTTTTGGCAGCGGCCCTTGGGTCATGCACGGTGATGACGATGCGGATGTATGCCGATCAGAAACAGATACCGGTCGATGGCATTCGGGTCGAAGTCCGACATGATAAAATCCACGCAAGTGATTGTATGGAATGCGGGGCAGAGTTCGAACAAAAGGGCGGCAAGATCGACCGGTTTGAACGGATCATTACCCTGCATGGTGATTTTACCGAGGAAGTCCGGGAAAAACTGATCGCGATTGCCAATAAATGCCCGGTACATCGGACATTGGAAGCCAAGTCATTGATCGTGACACGGGACGAGCGGGATCGGTAG
- a CDS encoding M20 family metallopeptidase, translating to MTRFDRNELRRSVANRRDRAIDDLCALVRHNSLLGNETSAQNWVADRFADMGLSVERVAINIDALRDLPGFSPPVTTEYNGRENIVGIHQPAKQTGRSLILNGHIDVVPTGPVAQWRRGPFDPYVERDWLYGRGAGDMKAGIIAYYHALAALHDLGLEPAAPVILQSVVEEECTGNGALACLHAGYRADCAIIPEPFNQTLMTAQLGVMWFQLHVTGSPAHVLDTSAGSNAIEAAFGFFETLKEVEDIWNHPTHRHAAYGAHIHPVNFNLGKIEGGEWASTVPPVCSADIRVGFYPGMELAKVRETIEEVAKSAMENHPACRGAEFKITYRGFQAEGCVMDETHPMMTMIGDIHHEVTGNAIKNYASTATTDARFFQIYGNIPATCYGPKAERIHGIDERVSISSMMEVTEVLALFIADWCGVTKRDNHAA from the coding sequence ATGACCCGTTTTGATCGCAATGAACTGCGACGCAGCGTCGCCAATCGCCGGGATCGTGCGATTGATGATCTGTGCGCACTGGTTCGCCATAACAGCCTTCTGGGCAATGAAACATCGGCCCAGAACTGGGTCGCGGATCGTTTCGCCGATATGGGGCTTTCGGTCGAACGGGTTGCGATCAATATTGACGCATTGCGTGATTTACCGGGCTTTTCCCCACCGGTTACGACGGAATATAACGGACGGGAAAATATCGTCGGTATTCATCAACCGGCCAAACAAACCGGACGCAGCCTGATTTTAAACGGGCATATTGATGTCGTGCCGACCGGGCCAGTGGCGCAATGGCGACGCGGACCGTTTGATCCCTATGTCGAACGCGACTGGCTTTATGGCCGCGGGGCTGGCGATATGAAGGCCGGCATCATTGCCTATTACCATGCCCTTGCCGCCCTTCATGATCTGGGGCTTGAGCCCGCCGCCCCGGTGATCCTGCAATCGGTTGTCGAAGAAGAATGCACCGGCAATGGTGCCTTAGCCTGCCTGCATGCCGGGTATCGGGCCGATTGTGCGATCATTCCCGAACCGTTCAATCAGACGCTGATGACCGCCCAGCTTGGCGTGATGTGGTTTCAGCTTCACGTCACCGGAAGTCCGGCGCATGTGCTTGATACCTCAGCCGGAAGTAACGCCATCGAGGCCGCCTTTGGCTTTTTCGAAACCCTGAAAGAAGTCGAAGACATCTGGAACCATCCCACCCACCGTCATGCGGCCTATGGTGCGCATATCCATCCGGTGAATTTCAATCTGGGCAAGATCGAAGGCGGTGAATGGGCATCAACCGTACCACCGGTTTGTTCGGCCGATATCCGTGTCGGCTTTTATCCCGGCATGGAATTAGCCAAGGTGCGTGAAACCATCGAAGAAGTTGCCAAAAGTGCGATGGAAAATCACCCAGCCTGCAGGGGGGCAGAATTCAAGATAACCTATCGCGGTTTTCAGGCGGAGGGATGCGTTATGGACGAAACCCATCCGATGATGACCATGATCGGCGACATCCATCACGAAGTCACCGGCAATGCGATCAAAAATTATGCCTCCACCGCCACCACGGATGCGCGGTTTTTCCAGATTTACGGCAATATCCCGGCCACCTGCTATGGCCCGAAAGCCGAACGAATTCATGGCATTGACGAACGGGTTTCGATTTCCAGCATGATGGAAGTCACCGAGGTCCTTGCCCTGTTCATTGCCGACTGGTGCGGCGTTACCAAACGTGATAATCACGCCGCATAA
- a CDS encoding aspartate aminotransferase family protein translates to MTHDNPKTGHNRESRLFYQSRSRRPLIDRAKGVYMWDVDGKRYIDASSGAMVSNIGHSDPRVIAAMNAQLEKASFAYRLHFENDAAENLAFRLAERAPGDLERVFFVSGGSEAVESCIKLARQYALAKGQAQRTKIISRFPSYHGSTLGALAITGYTPMHAPFAPMMVDQPKIPAPTCYLDRDDLSNHERGLKYANMLESEILKQGPETVLGFIMEPVGGAATGALVAPDSYYARIREICDQYGILLIYDEVMTGAGRTGKYFAAEHWGITPDILAVSKGLAAGYAPLGAMIAPDRIVGPVLDHGGFIHGYTYAGNPMACAAGNAVLDVIDEDNLLENATQSGAALKAELVKLADEFPIIGDVRGLGLLLAVELVKGRETMEPIDPKHLAAARLVDIAYDKGLIIYWRRTRGGYRGDHVMVCPPMTITPDQFDDILIPLRAALGDLQDELTRAGAFA, encoded by the coding sequence GTGACGCATGATAACCCCAAAACCGGCCATAACCGGGAATCCCGCCTGTTTTATCAAAGCCGTTCGCGCCGGCCGCTGATCGACCGCGCCAAGGGCGTCTATATGTGGGATGTCGATGGCAAACGCTATATCGACGCTTCCAGCGGTGCGATGGTCAGCAATATCGGCCATAGCGACCCACGCGTGATTGCCGCAATGAATGCGCAGCTTGAAAAGGCCAGTTTCGCCTATCGCCTGCATTTTGAAAATGATGCGGCCGAAAATCTGGCATTCCGCCTTGCCGAACGCGCACCGGGCGATCTTGAACGGGTATTTTTTGTCTCCGGCGGGTCCGAAGCTGTCGAAAGCTGCATCAAGCTTGCCCGTCAATATGCCCTGGCAAAGGGGCAAGCCCAACGAACCAAGATCATTTCGCGTTTCCCCAGCTATCACGGCTCAACCCTTGGTGCGCTTGCCATCACCGGCTATACGCCGATGCATGCGCCCTTCGCCCCGATGATGGTGGACCAACCCAAAATCCCCGCCCCGACCTGCTATCTGGATCGCGATGATCTGAGTAATCATGAACGCGGCCTGAAATACGCCAACATGCTAGAATCCGAAATACTCAAACAGGGCCCTGAAACCGTTCTTGGTTTCATCATGGAACCGGTTGGCGGGGCTGCGACCGGCGCACTGGTTGCGCCTGACAGCTACTATGCCCGTATCCGCGAAATCTGTGATCAATACGGCATTCTTCTGATCTATGACGAGGTCATGACAGGTGCCGGGCGCACTGGCAAATATTTTGCCGCCGAACATTGGGGCATCACACCCGATATTCTGGCCGTGTCAAAGGGGCTGGCGGCGGGGTATGCCCCGCTGGGGGCGATGATTGCACCTGATCGCATTGTCGGACCGGTTCTTGATCATGGCGGGTTTATTCACGGTTATACCTATGCCGGAAATCCGATGGCCTGTGCGGCGGGCAACGCGGTTCTTGATGTGATTGATGAAGACAACCTTCTGGAAAATGCGACCCAAAGCGGGGCGGCATTGAAGGCCGAACTTGTCAAACTTGCCGATGAATTTCCGATCATCGGCGATGTGCGTGGCCTTGGATTGCTGCTTGCGGTCGAACTGGTCAAAGGCCGCGAAACCATGGAACCGATTGATCCCAAACACCTTGCGGCTGCCCGCCTTGTGGACATTGCCTATGACAAGGGCCTGATCATTTACTGGCGTCGCACCCGCGGCGGTTATCGCGGTGATCATGTGATGGTCTGCCCGCCCATGACGATCACACCCGATCAGTTTGACGACATCCTCATTCCGTTGCGCGCCGCCCTTGGCGACCTTCAGGACGAACTCACCCGTGCCGGAGCCTTCGCATGA
- a CDS encoding thioesterase family protein translates to MISADLFAPEMLESYRGTVPQDWIDFNGHVNVGYYVVGFDLGSVAFLDGVGMGRTYPERRGFSTFALEMHITYDREIHLNDPFVIHTQILDCDHKRIHMYHELRHGTEGWLSATNEIITMHIDMKTRRSAAFPDDIQKTLDLIREAHRDLPVPTGVGRKIGIRRKE, encoded by the coding sequence ATGATCAGTGCCGATCTTTTTGCCCCGGAAATGCTGGAAAGTTATCGCGGGACGGTGCCGCAGGACTGGATCGATTTTAACGGGCATGTGAATGTCGGTTATTACGTGGTTGGTTTTGATCTGGGGTCTGTGGCGTTTCTGGACGGGGTCGGGATGGGGCGGACTTATCCCGAACGGCGCGGGTTTTCGACCTTTGCGCTTGAAATGCACATCACCTATGACCGGGAAATTCACCTTAACGATCCGTTCGTGATCCATACGCAAATTCTGGATTGCGATCACAAACGCATTCACATGTATCACGAATTGCGTCACGGGACCGAAGGGTGGCTGTCGGCGACCAATGAAATCATCACGATGCATATCGATATGAAAACGCGCCGTTCGGCGGCATTTCCCGATGACATTCAAAAGACGCTTGATCTGATCCGTGAGGCGCATCGCGATTTGCCGGTGCCAACGGGTGTCGGGCGCAAGATCGGTATTCGCCGCAAGGAATAA
- a CDS encoding histone deacetylase family protein has product MMHAYFSADQLRHHGQTFMVAGEARPIPEVPERAEILTTAIKRLGLDLRTPDDFGMGPIATIHAPEYLKFLQTIHAEWKAVGGSDLVVPGIHPFDRLGPYPRSPAGKAGFHMGDTSCPISATTWQSAYASAQTAIAATRQVRDGNARSAYALCRPPGHHASRDIAGGFCYLNNSAVAAQELRVKYDRVAILDVDLHHGNGTQHIFYARDDVMTLSIHADPRDFYPFFWGHAEERGQGAGLGFNHNYPLPLGSGDDAFLAALDRALVMIDHFSADAVVIALGLDASSDDPFGGLAVTPGGFAKIGEKIGSLKLPTVLVQEGGYVSNTLAENLFQFISAFDATTAGSPK; this is encoded by the coding sequence ATGATGCATGCCTATTTCTCAGCCGATCAGCTTCGCCATCACGGCCAGACATTCATGGTCGCAGGCGAAGCACGGCCAATCCCCGAAGTCCCCGAACGGGCGGAAATCCTGACCACTGCCATAAAACGGCTTGGCCTTGATTTGCGCACCCCCGATGATTTCGGCATGGGTCCGATTGCCACCATTCATGCGCCCGAATATCTGAAATTCCTGCAAACCATCCATGCCGAATGGAAGGCTGTTGGTGGGTCTGATCTGGTGGTGCCCGGTATTCATCCGTTTGACCGGCTTGGCCCCTATCCCAGGTCACCGGCGGGCAAGGCCGGTTTTCATATGGGCGATACATCCTGCCCGATATCGGCAACCACCTGGCAATCGGCCTATGCCAGTGCGCAAACCGCCATTGCCGCCACGCGCCAGGTCCGCGATGGCAATGCCAGATCGGCCTATGCCCTGTGCCGTCCCCCCGGCCACCATGCCAGCCGCGATATCGCCGGTGGTTTCTGTTACCTGAACAACAGCGCGGTTGCGGCACAGGAACTCCGTGTCAAATACGACCGCGTTGCGATCCTTGATGTCGATCTGCATCATGGCAACGGCACACAGCATATTTTCTATGCCCGTGATGATGTCATGACGCTGTCGATCCATGCCGACCCGCGTGATTTCTATCCGTTTTTCTGGGGCCATGCCGAAGAACGCGGACAGGGTGCAGGGCTTGGTTTCAACCACAATTATCCCCTGCCCCTTGGCAGCGGCGATGACGCATTTCTGGCCGCCCTTGATCGTGCGCTTGTCATGATCGATCATTTCAGCGCCGATGCAGTTGTCATTGCACTGGGTCTGGATGCATCATCGGATGATCCGTTTGGCGGACTTGCCGTGACACCCGGCGGATTTGCCAAAATCGGTGAAAAAATTGGCAGCCTCAAACTGCCAACCGTGCTAGTGCAGGAAGGTGGTTATGTCAGTAACACACTGGCTGAAAACCTTTTTCAGTTTATCAGCGCCTTTGACGCCACCACCGCGGGGAGCCCCAAATGA
- a CDS encoding 3-keto-5-aminohexanoate cleavage protein — translation MSRKVIITCAITGSVHTPSMSPHLPITPDQIADQAIAAANAGAAILHLHARDPETGFPSPEPAVFNQFLPRIKSATDAVINISTGGGMTMTVKDRIRAAKQAAPEMASLNMGTMNFGLFPALAGRSDWKHDWEPKFLEDSRDFVFKNTFSDIETILADLGDANGTRFEFECYDVGHLYTLAHFVDRGLIKGPIFIQFVLGVLGGIGADPDNLAHLKRTADKLFGDQYQFSVLGAGRHQMPLATMSATMGGHVRVGLEDNLYLRKGELAPDNASQVRKIRNVLDGLSLEIATPDEARAMLGLKGANQVAF, via the coding sequence ATGAGCCGGAAAGTCATCATCACCTGCGCAATCACCGGATCGGTTCACACCCCGTCCATGAGCCCGCACCTGCCAATCACCCCCGACCAGATTGCCGATCAGGCAATTGCGGCGGCAAATGCCGGGGCTGCCATCCTGCATCTGCATGCACGCGATCCCGAAACCGGCTTTCCAAGCCCGGAACCGGCTGTTTTCAACCAATTCCTGCCGCGCATCAAATCGGCCACCGATGCGGTGATCAATATTTCGACCGGCGGCGGCATGACCATGACGGTAAAGGACCGCATTCGTGCGGCAAAGCAGGCCGCGCCCGAAATGGCGTCATTGAATATGGGGACGATGAATTTCGGCCTGTTCCCGGCGCTTGCCGGGCGCAGCGACTGGAAACACGACTGGGAACCGAAATTTCTCGAAGATAGTCGTGATTTTGTTTTCAAAAACACGTTTTCCGATATCGAGACCATTCTGGCAGATCTCGGCGATGCCAATGGCACAAGGTTTGAATTTGAATGTTATGACGTCGGGCATCTCTATACGCTGGCCCATTTTGTTGATCGCGGCCTGATCAAAGGGCCGATTTTCATTCAGTTCGTTCTGGGCGTTCTGGGCGGTATCGGGGCCGATCCCGACAATCTTGCCCATTTGAAACGCACCGCCGACAAACTTTTTGGCGATCAGTACCAGTTTTCGGTTCTGGGTGCCGGGCGACATCAGATGCCGCTTGCCACCATGTCGGCCACCATGGGCGGTCATGTCCGGGTCGGTCTTGAAGATAATCTGTATTTGCGCAAGGGCGAACTCGCCCCGGACAACGCATCGCAAGTTCGCAAAATCCGCAACGTTCTGGACGGGTTATCGCTTGAAATCGCAACACCGGACGAAGCCCGCGCCATGCTGGGTCTGAAAGGTGCCAATCAGGTCGCCTTTTAG
- a CDS encoding GNAT family N-acetyltransferase, producing the protein MTILETKRTLVRHATHDDAPFIMQLLNEPGWIRFVGDRNIHDLDAARKFIDDRLLSSYLKHGFGLYIVDEKATHTAIGLCGFVKRDTLDAPDIGYAITESRQGMGYAFEVSNALIDYGYDVLGFERIFGYTLPDNTVSLKLLTKLGLTYERDQDVNNSGETCKLFVKVA; encoded by the coding sequence ATGACAATACTGGAAACCAAAAGAACGCTTGTGCGTCATGCCACCCATGATGATGCCCCCTTTATCATGCAACTGCTGAACGAACCGGGCTGGATACGGTTTGTCGGGGATCGCAACATCCATGATCTTGATGCCGCCCGAAAATTTATTGATGACCGGCTTCTCAGCAGCTATCTGAAACACGGTTTCGGGCTCTATATCGTGGACGAAAAAGCAACGCATACCGCAATCGGTCTATGCGGTTTTGTCAAACGCGATACCCTTGATGCGCCCGATATCGGCTATGCCATTACCGAAAGCCGTCAGGGCATGGGCTATGCCTTCGAAGTCAGCAACGCCCTGATCGACTATGGTTACGACGTTCTCGGGTTTGAGCGGATATTTGGCTATACCCTGCCCGACAATACCGTATCGCTAAAACTTCTGACCAAACTTGGCCTGACCTATGAACGCGATCAGGACGTCAATAACAGCGGCGAAACCTGCAAGCTGTTTGTAAAGGTCGCCTGA
- a CDS encoding NAD(P)/FAD-dependent oxidoreductase yields the protein MKTSDILIIGGGIAGMSAAYFLAKHGRSVTVLEREDQPGYHSTGRSAALYSETYGPKIIRKMSTASREFFLNPPEGFTENPILTPRGVILTAAHGNEGAIDELLTEGRANGANVVALTADDIKKLIPILNTDLIACGALETDAMDIDVHALHWGFIRHFKKLGGDLVVNADVSAITKTATGWQVTAGGETYEAQILVNASGAWADEIAKLAGVTPLGITPKRRTAVMVDLPSDVNAHGWHMVSDVGEGLYFKEDAGRLLVSPSDATPTVPHDVQPEELDIAITIDRLMTATTLKVNRPGEAWAGLRSFLPDGDPVSAFDPVADGFYWLAGQGGYGIQTAPAMGEYAASLICGDGVPDRMVKLGVTEDALAATRPGLVRTA from the coding sequence ATGAAAACATCCGATATCCTGATCATTGGCGGCGGTATTGCCGGCATGTCAGCAGCCTATTTTCTGGCCAAACACGGCAGGTCCGTTACGGTTCTCGAACGCGAAGATCAGCCCGGCTATCACAGCACCGGCCGGTCAGCCGCACTATACAGCGAAACCTATGGCCCGAAAATCATCCGCAAGATGTCGACAGCCAGCCGGGAGTTTTTCCTGAACCCGCCCGAAGGTTTCACCGAAAATCCGATCCTGACCCCGCGCGGTGTGATCCTGACCGCTGCCCACGGCAATGAAGGCGCGATTGACGAACTACTGACCGAAGGCCGCGCAAATGGCGCGAATGTTGTCGCCCTGACAGCCGATGATATCAAAAAGCTGATCCCGATCCTTAATACCGATCTCATCGCGTGCGGTGCCCTTGAAACCGATGCCATGGATATTGATGTTCATGCGCTGCATTGGGGCTTTATCCGTCATTTCAAAAAGCTTGGCGGTGATCTGGTCGTCAATGCCGATGTCAGTGCAATCACAAAGACCGCAACCGGTTGGCAGGTCACGGCAGGCGGCGAAACCTATGAGGCCCAAATCCTCGTTAACGCATCCGGTGCCTGGGCCGATGAAATCGCAAAACTGGCGGGCGTTACCCCATTGGGCATCACCCCCAAACGCCGCACGGCGGTGATGGTTGATCTGCCATCTGATGTCAATGCGCATGGCTGGCACATGGTGTCAGACGTCGGCGAAGGCCTGTATTTCAAGGAAGATGCTGGTCGCCTTCTGGTGTCACCCTCCGATGCAACGCCGACGGTTCCCCACGATGTCCAGCCCGAAGAACTTGATATCGCCATCACGATTGACCGCCTGATGACGGCAACCACGCTTAAGGTCAATCGACCGGGCGAAGCATGGGCTGGCCTGCGCAGCTTCTTACCCGATGGCGATCCGGTATCGGCATTCGATCCGGTTGCGGATGGCTTTTACTGGCTTGCCGGTCAGGGCGGCTATGGCATTCAAACCGCCCCGGCCATGGGCGAATATGCCGCCAGCCTGATTTGTGGCGATGGCGTTCCGGACCGGATGGTGAAACTTGGCGTGACCGAAGATGCCCTTGCCGCCACCCGCCCCGGCCTTGTCCGAACCGCGTAA
- a CDS encoding ornithine cyclodeaminase family protein, whose protein sequence is MRFISAEEIDKFVSPRDLVEALRQGFADGCEAPLRSHFNMERSNEDDATFLIMPAWQKDGAAGVKVAAVVPGNSARNLPAVSGTYILLDAVTGQPSAVIDGTKLTTRRTAAASALAADYLARKDACEMVMVGSGAMAPNLINAHASVRPIKKVTIWNRNGDKARALAAETATLGFEAVGTDDLEAACKTADLISCATLSTEPLVRGEWLREGTHVDLVGAFKPTMRETDDALMQKCRIYVDSFEGAGAEGGDVVQPLNAGLISKSDILGDLFGLTRGEVKGRETDTQCTVFKSVGHSLEDFVAAVAVVDAVGKAGK, encoded by the coding sequence ATGCGTTTCATCTCTGCCGAAGAAATCGATAAATTCGTCTCGCCCCGCGATCTGGTTGAGGCGCTCCGTCAAGGATTTGCCGATGGCTGCGAAGCGCCGCTACGCAGCCATTTCAACATGGAACGCAGCAATGAGGATGACGCGACTTTCCTGATCATGCCCGCCTGGCAAAAGGATGGTGCGGCCGGGGTCAAGGTCGCGGCCGTTGTGCCAGGTAATTCGGCGCGTAACCTTCCGGCTGTTTCTGGGACTTATATCCTGCTTGATGCGGTGACCGGGCAACCATCGGCGGTGATTGACGGCACCAAACTGACGACACGTCGCACGGCGGCGGCATCGGCATTGGCGGCGGATTACCTTGCGCGCAAGGACGCCTGCGAAATGGTCATGGTCGGTTCCGGGGCGATGGCACCCAATCTGATCAATGCACATGCGTCGGTGCGTCCGATCAAAAAGGTCACGATCTGGAACCGGAATGGGGACAAGGCGCGGGCGTTGGCCGCAGAAACCGCCACCCTTGGGTTTGAGGCGGTGGGCACGGATGATCTGGAAGCTGCATGCAAAACAGCCGATCTGATTTCATGCGCGACACTTTCGACCGAGCCGCTGGTCCGTGGTGAATGGCTTCGCGAGGGGACGCATGTTGATCTGGTCGGGGCGTTCAAGCCGACCATGCGCGAAACCGATGATGCCCTGATGCAGAAATGCCGGATTTATGTTGATAGTTTTGAAGGGGCCGGTGCCGAAGGCGGCGACGTGGTTCAGCCGTTGAATGCCGGACTGATTTCAAAATCCGATATTCTGGGCGATCTGTTTGGCCTGACCCGCGGTGAGGTCAAGGGACGCGAGACAGATACGCAATGCACCGTTTTCAAATCCGTCGGTCATTCGCTTGAAGATTTCGTTGCGGCGGTCGCGGTTGTCGATGCCGTGGGAAAGGCCGGTAAATGA